The Mycobacteriales bacterium genome includes the window AACCCGACGCCGGTCGGTGCCCTCCATGTCGAACGGGAACGGGAGCCCAGGTCCACGGGTCGCGTCGTCGGCGATCGTCACCAGCGGCGACAGCACGCGATCAGCCCGCGCGGCGAGCCCGACGCCGGCCCGCAGAGCCGGTGCCGTGAAACCGAACGCCGGGAAGAACGACACCAGCTCGCCGGCAGCCAGCGGCCCGAAGACCACGTCGTAGCGCCCGGGTTCGAGCCCTTCCGGATCCGCCATCCGTACGGCGCGCTCGACCGTCGCGTCGATCGCGGCGTCGATGCCGAGCGGGAACATCGAGCGGCCGATGTCCTCGTAGTGCGACGACCCCGCGCCCGAGCGGACCGTCATGCTGATCCCCGCTTCGGTGGCCGCGGCGTACCGGTTGACTTCCGAGGTGTTCGCCACCGCGAGCTCGGTCACCGCGGCCGTGAGCGTTCCGTTGATCTCCGTGTCGTGCGCATGCGCCGCCGCGACCGCATGGTTGACCTGCTCGGCGCGCGCGCCGGCGTCCCAGGCAGCGGTCCCCTCA containing:
- a CDS encoding metallopeptidase TldD-related protein, whose amino-acid sequence is EGTAAWDAGARAEQVNHAVAAAHAHDTEINGTLTAAVTELAVANTSEVNRYAAATEAGISMTVRSGAGSSHYEDIGRSMFPLGIDAAIDATVERAVRMADPEGLEPGRYDVVFGPLAAGELVSFFPAFGFTAPALRAGVGLAARADRVLSPLVTIADDATRGPGLPFPFDMEGTDRRRVAMVVGGVPGDVVSDLATADVTGGSTGHAHIAREESPAPVAANLRLEPRSGDTAALVSGVGRGVYVERLWYTRVVDAESGTIAGTTRDAAWRIEDGRLTTPLAGCRFSESVLDAFARIDAIGTAIGSHPLMNVWNGCVSAPSIRVRGFRLGLPAQSADEGVR